One Bacillus sp. 1780r2a1 DNA segment encodes these proteins:
- a CDS encoding MarR family transcriptional regulator codes for MEKLNEHFTSIYYYLRPEHDEKISHQSVRILQTLEKEGALTVRNIAERFSISHNTASEHIKKLEKNNWVSKTRSSIDQRVVTIQLTKEGEEVMRLNTQLDSGKLEHVINQLTSAEQEKVMHVFQQLSEVAKDVYGR; via the coding sequence ATGGAAAAGCTAAATGAACACTTCACGTCAATTTATTATTATTTACGACCTGAGCACGATGAAAAGATATCACATCAAAGCGTCCGCATTTTACAAACGCTTGAAAAAGAAGGAGCATTAACTGTGAGAAACATTGCAGAGAGATTTTCAATTTCTCATAATACAGCTTCTGAACACATCAAGAAGCTGGAGAAAAATAACTGGGTTTCTAAGACGAGGTCATCAATAGATCAGCGAGTTGTTACTATTCAGCTAACGAAAGAAGGAGAAGAAGTTATGCGTTTAAATACGCAGTTAGACAGTGGGAAGCTAGAGCATGTAATTAATCAACTCACTTCTGCTGAGCAAGAAAAGGTAATGCATGTGTTTCAACAACTAAGCGAGGTAGCTAAAGATGTATACGGCCGTTAA
- a CDS encoding glycoside hydrolase family 1 protein — MANVTLKFPDNFLWGGATAANQIEGAFDVGGKGLSVDDVIERVKPEDRKKFHLPFPTSEEVKDALADEENRHFPKRYGIDFYHRYKEDIALFKELGFKTFRISIAWTRIFPNGVEAEPNEAGLAYYDDLLDELRKNGIEPIVTLSHYEMPLHLSLEYGGWKNRVVVEHFTRYARTVLERYKDKVKYWITFNEINSILMSPFISGGMLRDQVEEGKLLEATFQAAHHQLVASAKAVEACHEINPDAQIGCMVLGMINYPDSPHPEDVQAALTDQRKTFFFTDVQARGHYPTYMNRFFKEHDIELDIHPEDEHILKNNLVDFVSLSYYMSTVSARPETAGEQAVGNILTNLKNPYLEASDWGWQIDPVGLRTLLNMFYERYEKPLFIVENGLGAFDNVEEDGRIHDDYRIDYLKKHIEQMKEAIADGVELLGYTAWGPIDLVSFSTSEMSKRYGFIYVDLDDEGNGTLDRSKKDSFYWYQRVIESNGEEL, encoded by the coding sequence ACGGCAGCAAATCAAATTGAAGGTGCATTTGATGTAGGTGGAAAAGGGCTATCAGTTGATGACGTAATCGAACGTGTGAAACCGGAAGACCGCAAGAAATTCCACCTGCCTTTCCCAACATCAGAAGAAGTTAAAGACGCATTAGCAGACGAAGAAAATAGACATTTCCCTAAACGCTATGGCATTGATTTTTACCATCGATATAAAGAAGATATTGCGTTATTTAAAGAGCTTGGTTTTAAAACGTTTCGCATTTCCATTGCGTGGACGCGTATTTTTCCAAACGGTGTAGAAGCAGAGCCTAACGAAGCTGGACTAGCTTATTACGATGACTTATTAGATGAATTAAGAAAAAACGGCATTGAACCAATTGTAACTCTGTCTCATTATGAAATGCCTCTACATTTATCTCTTGAATACGGAGGCTGGAAGAATCGCGTAGTAGTCGAGCATTTTACACGCTATGCTAGAACTGTGTTAGAACGATATAAAGATAAGGTAAAATATTGGATTACGTTTAATGAAATCAACTCCATTTTAATGAGTCCCTTCATTAGCGGAGGTATGCTTCGAGACCAGGTTGAAGAAGGAAAGTTATTAGAAGCAACATTTCAAGCAGCTCATCACCAGCTTGTGGCAAGCGCAAAAGCAGTAGAAGCATGCCATGAAATAAATCCAGATGCTCAAATTGGCTGTATGGTACTTGGAATGATTAATTATCCAGACAGTCCGCACCCGGAAGATGTACAAGCGGCGTTAACGGATCAGCGCAAGACGTTTTTCTTTACGGATGTTCAAGCGCGGGGGCATTACCCAACATACATGAATCGCTTCTTTAAAGAGCACGATATTGAGCTTGATATCCATCCAGAAGATGAGCATATTTTAAAGAACAACCTTGTAGATTTTGTTTCGCTTAGTTATTATATGTCAACGGTGTCAGCAAGACCTGAAACAGCTGGTGAACAAGCAGTAGGCAACATTTTAACTAATTTAAAAAATCCGTACCTAGAAGCATCAGATTGGGGATGGCAGATTGATCCCGTTGGCTTGCGCACCCTATTGAATATGTTTTATGAGCGCTATGAAAAGCCGTTGTTTATTGTGGAAAACGGACTTGGTGCATTTGATAACGTCGAAGAAGACGGCAGAATTCATGACGACTATCGCATAGATTACTTGAAAAAGCATATTGAACAAATGAAAGAAGCGATTGCCGATGGAGTAGAGCTCCTTGGCTACACAGCTTGGGGACCGATCGACTTAGTCAGCTTTTCTACATCCGAAATGTCAAAGCGCTACGGATTCATTTATGTGGACCTTGACGATGAAGGAAACGGAACGCTAGATCGTTCGAAAAAAGATAGCTTTTATTGGTACCAGCGCGTGATTGAAAGTAATGGAGAAGAACTTTAA
- a CDS encoding SMI1/KNR4 family protein, whose amino-acid sequence MKKVIDMIDSSTKVSGVSKLQLKRIEKELGALFPDEYKELFLETNGAIFGNWVLFSLPSDEQLAVSSDIVKHNTVKRPEHIPSDMICIGENSDGDKLCYRVRKKFMQEQIYVWYAKTTKVDCKSLNLFTFIDWHVPKAYTKKPKVLGNFTVTSGEFIVSDPYYMPNEERELQIKLTNVKNGKWTAALSYTAEEVVKHLTVYHGEKKPAGKWALFDKLIGVDSAQAGIFDYASLISNEVNYVEDIDASGVQGIAVSNGAVSTSGYGDGMYEVKVKYNRLKEIVGVMIIFEDEE is encoded by the coding sequence ATGAAAAAAGTAATTGATATGATTGATTCAAGCACAAAGGTTTCCGGAGTGTCAAAGCTCCAATTGAAAAGAATAGAAAAAGAATTAGGCGCTTTATTCCCAGATGAATATAAAGAGCTTTTTCTAGAAACGAATGGCGCAATATTTGGTAATTGGGTGCTATTTTCTCTTCCAAGCGATGAACAGCTAGCAGTTTCATCTGACATCGTAAAACACAACACTGTAAAAAGACCTGAACACATACCCAGCGATATGATTTGTATTGGTGAAAACTCAGATGGAGATAAATTATGTTACCGTGTTAGGAAAAAATTTATGCAGGAACAGATCTATGTTTGGTATGCTAAAACAACAAAAGTGGACTGTAAATCATTAAATTTATTTACTTTTATCGATTGGCATGTGCCTAAAGCGTATACTAAGAAGCCCAAAGTACTTGGGAACTTTACAGTAACTAGTGGAGAGTTCATTGTTTCTGATCCATATTATATGCCAAATGAAGAACGGGAACTTCAAATCAAGCTGACCAATGTAAAAAACGGAAAATGGACGGCTGCACTATCATATACAGCAGAAGAAGTTGTCAAACATTTAACGGTATATCACGGAGAAAAGAAGCCAGCTGGAAAATGGGCTCTTTTTGACAAGTTAATTGGTGTTGACTCTGCTCAAGCTGGAATTTTTGACTATGCATCGTTGATCAGTAATGAAGTAAATTACGTAGAGGATATAGACGCTTCAGGTGTGCAAGGAATAGCAGTTTCAAACGGCGCAGTCTCAACATCTGGTTATGGTGACGGAATGTACGAAGTAAAAGTAAAATATAATCGCCTAAAAGAAATTGTTGGCGTGATGATTATTTTTGAAGATGAGGAATAA
- a CDS encoding DUF3147 family protein → MYTAVKILTSALIIGLITELARRFPLYGGILAALPLVSLLSVVWLTVQGQSSAQLQQFIWGVIIGLPATIVMLVGVFIALKHQLPLIAALAIGIMCWLVCLSLQKGIELLITVR, encoded by the coding sequence ATGTATACGGCCGTTAAAATCTTAACTTCTGCGCTAATCATAGGACTTATCACCGAACTTGCTAGGAGGTTTCCTCTGTACGGTGGCATTCTAGCTGCGCTTCCGCTAGTCAGCTTGCTAAGCGTAGTTTGGTTAACTGTTCAAGGGCAATCATCCGCTCAGCTTCAGCAGTTTATATGGGGGGTTATTATTGGCTTGCCTGCGACTATCGTCATGCTTGTTGGTGTCTTCATCGCATTGAAGCATCAACTTCCGCTTATAGCTGCTTTAGCCATAGGTATCATGTGCTGGCTAGTATGTTTAAGTTTACAAAAGGGAATTGAACTACTTATCACAGTAAGATGA
- a CDS encoding manganese catalase family protein, translated as MFFHIKELQYKAKPTQPDPVYAKKLQEVLGGQYGEISVMMQYLFQGWNCRGEQKYRDMLLDIGTEEIGHVEMLATMIAQLLDKAPVEEQEQAAQDPVIKSIMDGMNPQHAIVNGLGASPNDSTGYPWTARYTISSGNLLADFRANLNAETQGRLQVVRLYEMTDDPGVRDMLSFLIARDTMHQNQWAAAIEELQAKEGFVVPSTFNKEYEKQEVSHQFLDFSKGTESKEGRWASGPSIDGQGEFTYVEDPKATGQSPVLNPAPGYIHGTPKTK; from the coding sequence ATGTTTTTCCACATAAAAGAACTTCAATATAAAGCAAAACCTACTCAACCAGATCCCGTTTATGCAAAAAAGCTCCAAGAAGTATTAGGTGGACAGTACGGAGAAATTTCTGTTATGATGCAATACTTATTCCAAGGTTGGAATTGTCGAGGAGAACAAAAGTATAGAGACATGCTTCTAGATATCGGCACAGAAGAAATTGGTCATGTTGAAATGCTGGCAACGATGATTGCACAGTTATTGGACAAAGCACCAGTAGAAGAGCAAGAACAAGCAGCTCAAGACCCTGTTATTAAGAGTATTATGGATGGAATGAACCCGCAGCATGCAATTGTAAATGGTTTAGGAGCGAGCCCGAACGATAGCACTGGTTATCCTTGGACTGCTCGCTATACCATTTCTAGCGGAAACTTATTAGCAGATTTTAGAGCAAATCTTAACGCAGAAACACAAGGAAGACTTCAGGTCGTTCGTCTTTATGAAATGACAGACGACCCGGGAGTTAGAGATATGCTTTCTTTCTTAATCGCTCGAGATACCATGCATCAAAACCAATGGGCGGCAGCTATTGAAGAGCTGCAAGCAAAAGAAGGATTTGTTGTTCCTTCTACCTTTAATAAAGAATATGAAAAGCAAGAAGTATCTCACCAATTCTTGGATTTTTCTAAAGGAACAGAAAGTAAAGAAGGCAGATGGGCAAGCGGACCTTCCATTGATGGCCAAGGAGAGTTCACTTATGTTGAAGATCCTAAAGCAACTGGTCAATCTCCAGTGCTTAATCCAGCTCCTGGTTATATTCACGGAACACCGAAAACAAAATAA
- a CDS encoding DUF202 domain-containing protein yields MNNQDIKAKETTKDSKYIQQHLANERTFLAWIRTAISIIGVGFLVTNLHFTMRSTLSPLGNQLATLIGLVSVAVGIVTIILSAAVYVKKIKDINNQTFRPPVISMILLGVFIIIISLIFGAYFFII; encoded by the coding sequence ATGAATAATCAAGATATAAAAGCTAAAGAAACAACGAAAGATTCAAAGTATATTCAGCAGCATCTCGCCAATGAGCGTACGTTTCTAGCTTGGATCCGAACGGCTATTTCAATTATTGGTGTAGGATTTTTAGTAACGAATCTACACTTTACAATGAGATCAACGTTATCACCACTAGGTAATCAACTGGCAACTTTAATTGGCCTAGTATCTGTAGCTGTAGGGATTGTTACAATCATTTTATCTGCAGCTGTATATGTTAAAAAAATTAAAGATATCAATAATCAAACATTTCGTCCTCCCGTCATCAGTATGATACTTCTTGGAGTATTTATTATTATCATTTCACTTATATTTGGTGCCTATTTCTTTATCATTTAA